The following coding sequences are from one Parabacteroides pacaensis window:
- a CDS encoding DNA alkylation repair protein produces MNPIIQQIRQRLRLAMDGAVSASMRAKGVNYKLNFGVTLPRLKEIAADFTPDAALAQELWQQDVRELKILATMLYPKDLFTSQQAGEWVSTIRHIEIAEQFCANLMQDLPFASTCAATWIQDSTDYISITGYILYTRLFIKGINLTPTEKASFLQTTLALLRQPYSYSQQVALTALKRYGRQSREHAREVLDTFAEFRHTLPLEKQEIYNDLKFEFEYSL; encoded by the coding sequence ATGAATCCTATTATCCAACAAATCCGTCAACGCCTCCGCCTCGCCATGGATGGAGCCGTATCCGCCAGCATGCGAGCCAAAGGCGTGAATTATAAACTCAATTTCGGTGTTACTCTTCCCCGTCTAAAAGAGATTGCTGCCGACTTTACCCCCGATGCCGCGTTAGCTCAAGAACTTTGGCAGCAAGACGTGCGCGAACTGAAAATCCTCGCCACCATGCTTTACCCTAAAGACCTTTTCACCTCGCAACAAGCCGGCGAATGGGTCAGCACGATACGTCACATTGAAATTGCGGAACAGTTCTGCGCCAACCTGATGCAAGACCTCCCCTTCGCCTCCACCTGTGCAGCCACCTGGATACAAGATTCCACCGATTACATTTCCATCACCGGTTACATTCTTTATACGCGTCTCTTTATAAAAGGAATAAACCTCACCCCCACAGAAAAAGCCTCTTTCCTCCAAACAACTCTTGCCCTGCTCCGTCAACCCTACAGCTATTCCCAACAAGTAGCTCTTACTGCCCTGAAACGCTACGGACGGCAAAGCAGGGAACATGCCAGGGAAGTGTTGGATACCTTTGCTGAATTCCGACACACTCTCCCACTAGAAAAGCAGGAAATCTATAATGATTTAAAATTTGAATTTGAATATTCCTTGTAA
- a CDS encoding zinc metallopeptidase: MSLYWIIFIGVALLSWLVSSSLQRKFEKYSKVPLPNGMTGKDVAEKMLHDNGIYDVKVVPTSGTLTDHYNPANHTVNLSEPVYYSNSVAAAAVAAHECGHAVQHARGYAPLKMRSALVPVVSFASQWVTWVILGGLIFFRTFPQLLLFGIILFALTTLFSFITLPVEINASQRALAWLSNAGITNSATRPQAEDALRSAAYTYVVAALGSLATLLYYIMIFMGGRNRN, translated from the coding sequence ATGTCACTTTATTGGATTATATTTATTGGTGTTGCTTTGTTAAGCTGGCTGGTATCAAGCAGTTTACAACGCAAGTTTGAAAAATACTCGAAAGTTCCGTTACCCAATGGAATGACCGGAAAAGATGTAGCTGAAAAAATGTTGCATGATAATGGTATTTATGATGTAAAAGTAGTTCCCACGTCAGGAACCCTGACCGACCATTACAATCCGGCTAACCATACAGTAAACTTGAGTGAACCGGTATACTATAGCAACAGTGTTGCTGCTGCTGCCGTGGCAGCCCATGAATGCGGGCATGCTGTACAACATGCGCGAGGATATGCTCCGCTGAAAATGCGTTCGGCACTGGTACCGGTGGTAAGTTTCGCTTCACAATGGGTTACCTGGGTTATATTAGGAGGACTTATTTTTTTCCGTACCTTCCCGCAATTATTGCTATTCGGCATTATTTTATTTGCTCTTACCACTTTATTCAGCTTCATTACGCTGCCGGTAGAAATTAATGCCAGCCAACGTGCATTAGCTTGGTTAAGCAACGCAGGAATTACCAACTCTGCTACACGTCCGCAAGCGGAAGATGCTCTCCGCTCAGCTGCTTATACTTATGTAGTAGCCGCATTAGGCTCGTTAGCTACACTATTATATTATATAATGATATTTATGGGAGGAAGAAATAGGAACTAA
- a CDS encoding Fur family transcriptional regulator — protein sequence METTLSAEIRNQFADYLLRNGFRQTQERFAILEQAYNMEEHFDVETLYKKMLDEKGFHISRATLYNTIELLVACRLLVRHQFGTLAAQYEARTKADKHFHVICTHCGAIREIKDDNVRNAVLNKRITKFTAEYYSLYIFGLCSKCKYALKRKNQL from the coding sequence ATGGAAACGACATTAAGTGCAGAAATACGTAACCAGTTCGCTGATTATCTCCTTCGAAACGGCTTCCGGCAAACACAAGAAAGATTTGCCATCTTGGAACAAGCTTATAACATGGAAGAACACTTCGATGTAGAAACCCTGTACAAAAAAATGCTTGACGAAAAAGGATTCCACATTAGCCGGGCAACCCTCTATAATACCATCGAACTATTAGTTGCCTGCCGCCTGTTGGTACGCCATCAATTCGGAACTCTTGCCGCTCAATACGAAGCCCGTACGAAAGCAGATAAACACTTCCATGTGATTTGTACCCATTGTGGTGCTATTCGCGAAATAAAAGACGATAATGTAAGAAATGCTGTACTGAACAAACGGATCACCAAATTTACTGCAGAGTACTATTCCCTCTATATCTTCGGTTTATGTAGCAAATGTAAATACGCGCTTAAGCGTAAAAACCAATTATAA
- a CDS encoding adenylosuccinate synthase, with translation MKVDVLLGLQWGDEGKGKVVDVLTPDYDVVTRFQGGPNAGHTLEFNGEKYILRSIPSGIFQGGKVNIIGNGVVLDPALFKQEAEALAASGHDLTKTLRISKKAHLILPTHRILDAAYEASKGAGKIGTTGKGIGPTYTDKVSRNGVRVGDILHNFDEKYAAAKAKHEQILRSLNYEYDLTELEKAWLEGIEYLKQFELIDSEHVINNYLKEGKTILAEGAQGTMLDIDFGSYPFVTSSNTICAGACTGLGVAPNRIGEVYGIFKAYCTRVGSGPFPTELKDETGDKICELGHEFGSVTGRRRRCGWVDLVALKYAIMIDGVTKLIMMKSDVLDTFDTIKACVAYKIGGEEVTEFPYEIDDNIEPIYAELPGWKTDMTKMQSEDEFPEEFNAYLTFLEEELGVPIKIVSVGPDREQTIIRYTEE, from the coding sequence ATGAAAGTAGATGTTTTGTTAGGATTGCAATGGGGCGACGAAGGCAAAGGCAAAGTTGTCGACGTACTGACTCCCGATTATGACGTGGTAACGCGTTTTCAAGGAGGTCCCAATGCAGGACATACCCTGGAGTTTAACGGCGAAAAATATATCCTTCGCTCTATCCCCTCTGGAATATTCCAGGGAGGAAAAGTAAATATTATCGGTAATGGCGTAGTGCTCGACCCGGCATTGTTTAAACAGGAAGCCGAAGCATTGGCTGCCAGCGGCCATGACCTTACCAAAACGTTGCGCATCTCCAAGAAAGCGCACCTCATTTTGCCAACTCACCGGATATTAGATGCCGCTTACGAAGCCTCTAAAGGAGCCGGCAAAATCGGAACTACCGGTAAAGGCATCGGTCCTACTTATACCGACAAAGTAAGCCGTAACGGAGTACGTGTAGGCGACATTCTTCATAATTTTGATGAAAAATATGCGGCAGCCAAAGCAAAACACGAACAAATACTCCGTTCGCTCAACTACGAATATGACCTCACTGAGCTGGAAAAAGCCTGGCTCGAAGGTATCGAATATCTGAAACAATTCGAATTGATAGATAGTGAGCATGTAATAAATAATTATTTGAAAGAAGGAAAAACCATTCTTGCAGAAGGTGCACAAGGTACTATGCTCGATATTGATTTCGGTTCCTATCCCTTCGTAACTTCCTCCAATACAATCTGTGCGGGAGCTTGTACCGGCCTAGGAGTAGCACCTAATCGCATAGGGGAAGTATATGGTATTTTCAAAGCCTACTGTACCCGCGTAGGGAGCGGTCCTTTCCCTACGGAACTAAAGGATGAAACAGGCGATAAAATCTGCGAACTGGGTCATGAATTCGGATCTGTTACCGGACGCCGACGCCGTTGCGGTTGGGTAGACCTCGTTGCTCTGAAATATGCCATTATGATCGACGGGGTAACCAAGCTTATTATGATGAAAAGTGATGTATTAGATACATTCGACACCATCAAAGCATGCGTCGCCTATAAAATCGGCGGTGAAGAAGTAACCGAATTCCCTTACGAAATAGATGATAACATTGAACCTATCTATGCTGAACTTCCCGGCTGGAAAACCGACATGACAAAGATGCAGAGTGAAGACGAATTCCCTGAAGAATTTAATGCATACCTTACTTTCTTAGAAGAAGAATTAGGCGTACCCATTAAAATCGTGTCCGTTGGTCCCGACCGTGAACAGACCATTATCCGGTATACAGAAGAATAA